From the genome of Rhizobium leguminosarum, one region includes:
- a CDS encoding ParB N-terminal domain-containing protein — MFNRVSEQGSVILRGVEIVTRTLDIDVRALKFYVDNPRIYSFMRADGVQPTQADILAKLQTLEHVRELVQDIRANGGLIDPLIVRDGDFVVLEGNSRLAAYHHLVAENPVSWGKVRCTLLPADIDEKSVFALLAQYHVKGKKDWAPYEKAGFVYRRFKNQMVDIPAIAKEIGLTKDEAKHLVAVYEFMIEHGDGDRERWSYYDEFLKSRKIRKVREEVAGFDDFIVSEIQSGHFGKAMELRDKLPVICTASSKIVRRYMDGTYDFAEAHEAAVTAGGESHVLNKLIRFKKWLVETSTEDDILDAPKQVRDRIQYELKEIEKKSRKYKELVEAKKNEIDVH; from the coding sequence ATGTTTAACAGGGTTAGCGAGCAGGGCTCGGTGATCCTACGCGGTGTGGAGATTGTCACGCGTACCCTTGACATCGATGTCAGGGCTTTGAAGTTCTATGTCGATAATCCTCGAATTTATTCCTTTATGCGCGCGGACGGCGTACAGCCGACACAGGCCGATATTCTGGCAAAGCTGCAGACCCTCGAGCACGTCAGGGAGCTGGTGCAGGACATCCGTGCCAACGGCGGTCTGATCGACCCTCTAATAGTGCGAGACGGTGATTTCGTTGTCCTCGAAGGCAATAGTCGGCTTGCAGCCTATCATCACCTTGTCGCTGAAAATCCTGTTTCGTGGGGTAAGGTAAGGTGCACCCTTTTGCCGGCCGACATCGACGAAAAATCGGTGTTTGCTTTGCTCGCGCAGTATCATGTCAAGGGCAAGAAGGATTGGGCCCCTTATGAGAAAGCTGGCTTTGTTTATCGGCGCTTCAAAAATCAGATGGTCGATATCCCGGCTATCGCCAAGGAAATCGGCCTCACCAAGGACGAAGCAAAGCACCTTGTCGCTGTCTACGAGTTCATGATCGAGCATGGCGACGGCGACCGCGAACGCTGGAGCTACTACGACGAGTTTCTGAAGTCACGGAAGATTAGGAAGGTCCGTGAAGAAGTGGCTGGTTTCGACGACTTCATCGTCAGCGAAATCCAATCCGGTCATTTTGGCAAGGCAATGGAGTTACGAGACAAGCTTCCGGTTATCTGTACAGCGAGCAGCAAGATCGTCCGACGTTACATGGATGGCACCTACGACTTCGCCGAAGCGCATGAGGCAGCCGTCACTGCGGGGGGCGAAAGCCATGTGCTCAACAAGCTGATCCGTTTCAAAAAATGGTTGGTCGAAACATCGACTGAGGATGATATCCTCGATGCGCCGAAGCAGGTTCGTGATCGCATTCAGTACGAGCTGAAGGAAATCGAGAAAAAATCTCGCAAATACAAAGAGCTCGTTGAAGCCAAAAAAAATGAGATTGATGTTCATTGA